In Mesorhizobium sp., one DNA window encodes the following:
- the nusA gene encoding transcription termination factor NusA — protein MAVSANRLELLQIADAVAREKSIDKSIVIDAMADAIQKAARSRYGQETNIRADINHSTGEMKLQRLMEVVEQVEDYAKEISLKDARLRNPDAQVGDFIAEQLPPMDFGRIAAQSAKQVIVQKVREAERDRQFDEYKDRIGEIVNGTVKRVEYGNVIVDLGRGEAIIRRDELIPRENFKYGDRVRAYVYDVRREQRGPQIFLSRTHPQFMAKLFTMEVPEIYDGIIEIKSVARDPGSRAKIAVISRDSSIDPVGACVGMRGSRVQAVVGELQGEKIDIIPWSQDAASFIVNALQPAEVAKVVLDEDAERIEVVVPDDQLSLAIGRRGQNVRLASQLTGWDIDILTEQEESERRQKEFVERSKLFMEALDVDEMVGQVLASEGFTSVEEVAYVDADEISSIDGFDEDTATEIQTRAREYLERIEAEHDAERVKLGVADELRDLPGMTTAMMVAVGKDGVKSIEDFAGYAVDDLVGWKERKDGETKTFAGVLGEFGVSRAEAEQMVLAARLHAGWISEDDLAGEAVEEDAEATA, from the coding sequence ATGGCAGTCAGCGCCAACAGATTGGAACTTCTGCAGATCGCCGACGCGGTTGCGCGCGAGAAGTCGATCGACAAGTCCATCGTCATCGACGCGATGGCCGACGCCATCCAGAAGGCCGCGCGCTCGCGCTATGGCCAGGAGACGAACATCCGCGCCGACATCAACCACTCGACCGGCGAGATGAAGCTGCAGCGGCTGATGGAGGTCGTGGAGCAGGTCGAAGACTACGCCAAGGAGATTTCGCTGAAGGATGCTCGCCTGCGCAATCCCGACGCACAGGTCGGCGATTTCATTGCCGAGCAGCTTCCGCCGATGGATTTCGGCCGCATCGCGGCGCAGTCGGCCAAGCAGGTCATCGTTCAGAAGGTGCGCGAAGCCGAGCGCGACCGTCAGTTTGACGAGTACAAGGACCGCATCGGCGAGATCGTCAACGGCACCGTCAAGCGGGTCGAATACGGCAACGTCATCGTCGATCTCGGCCGCGGCGAGGCGATCATCCGCCGCGACGAACTGATTCCGCGCGAGAACTTCAAATATGGCGACCGCGTCCGCGCCTATGTCTACGACGTGCGCCGCGAACAGCGCGGCCCGCAGATATTCCTGTCGCGCACGCACCCGCAGTTCATGGCCAAGCTCTTCACCATGGAAGTGCCGGAGATCTATGACGGCATCATCGAGATCAAGTCGGTTGCCCGCGATCCGGGCTCCCGCGCCAAGATCGCCGTGATCAGCCGCGATTCCTCGATCGACCCGGTCGGCGCCTGCGTCGGCATGCGCGGCTCGCGCGTCCAGGCCGTCGTCGGCGAGCTGCAGGGCGAAAAGATCGACATCATTCCGTGGTCGCAGGACGCCGCCTCCTTCATCGTCAACGCGCTGCAGCCGGCGGAAGTCGCCAAGGTCGTGCTCGACGAGGATGCGGAGCGTATCGAGGTCGTGGTGCCCGACGACCAGCTGTCGCTGGCGATCGGCCGCCGGGGTCAGAACGTGCGCCTCGCCTCGCAGCTGACCGGCTGGGACATCGACATCCTGACCGAGCAGGAGGAGAGCGAGCGTCGGCAGAAGGAGTTCGTCGAGCGGTCCAAGCTGTTCATGGAAGCTCTCGACGTCGACGAGATGGTCGGCCAGGTGCTGGCCTCCGAAGGCTTCACCTCGGTCGAGGAAGTGGCCTATGTCGACGCCGACGAGATCTCCTCGATCGACGGCTTCGACGAAGACACCGCCACCGAGATCCAGACGCGCGCGCGCGAATATCTGGAGCGTATCGAGGCCGAGCACGACGCCGAGCGCGTCAAGCTGGGCGTCGCCGACGAACTTCGCGATCTGCCCGGCATGACGACCGCGATGATGGTCGCGGTCGGCAAGGACGGCGTGAAGTCGATCGAGGATTTCGCCGGCTACGCGGTCGACGACCTTGTCGGCTGGAAGGAGCGCAAGGACGGCGAGACCAAGACTTTTGCCGGTGTGCTGGGCGAGTTCGGCGTCAGCCGAGCAGAGGCCGAGCAGATGGTGCTGGCTGCCCGGCTTCATGCCGGCTGGATCAGCGAAGACGACCTCGCCGGCGAGGCCGTCGAAGAAGACGCCGAAGCAACGGCCTGA
- the rimP gene encoding ribosome maturation factor RimP yields MIDSTATTGGDDRIIRESGIDARIALIVGPVLSAIGYRLVRVRLTGQNGLTLQIMAERPDGTMTVEDCETVSRAVSPALDVDDPIDKAYHLEVSSPGIDRPLVRKSDFANWQGHLVKLETSVMVAERKRFRGRIASADDTGVTIDRDAPGYGEQPSVRVPFDAISEARLILTDDLIRDALSKDNQAKKQARKKRGDDESETGGHEPANDN; encoded by the coding sequence ATGATCGACAGCACAGCAACGACCGGAGGCGACGACCGCATCATCCGCGAAAGCGGCATCGATGCGCGCATTGCGCTGATTGTCGGGCCGGTGCTTTCCGCCATCGGCTATCGCCTGGTTCGCGTGCGGCTGACCGGCCAGAACGGCCTGACGCTGCAGATCATGGCCGAGCGCCCCGATGGCACCATGACCGTCGAGGATTGCGAGACGGTGAGCAGGGCGGTGTCGCCGGCGCTCGATGTCGACGATCCGATCGACAAGGCGTATCATCTCGAAGTCTCGTCGCCGGGGATCGACCGCCCGCTGGTGCGCAAGTCCGACTTCGCCAACTGGCAGGGTCATCTGGTGAAGCTCGAGACCTCGGTGATGGTCGCCGAGCGCAAGCGCTTCCGTGGCCGGATCGCGTCCGCCGACGATACGGGTGTCACGATCGATCGCGATGCACCCGGCTATGGCGAACAGCCGAGCGTGCGGGTTCCTTTCGACGCGATTTCGGAGGCGCGGCTGATCCTGACCGACGACCTGATCCGCGACGCGCTGTCGAAGGACAACCAGGCGAAGAAGCAGGCCCGCAAGAAGCGCGGCGACGATGAATCCGAAACCGGCGGGCACGAGCCGGCCAACGACAACTGA
- a CDS encoding tRNA (guanosine(46)-N(7))-methyltransferase TrmB has protein sequence MSERPTRAAEAFFGRRHGKTLRPMQATALAEVLPRLKVDLSTAPPDDLRTLFPVPVDQIVLEVGFGGGEHLHHASGAHPSTGFFGVEPFVNGMASLLRLLEREPRANIRLYDDDATALLDWLPAGSLDRIDLFYPDPWPKKKHWKRRFVNRANLDRFARALKSGGIFRFASDIDHYVNWTLLEAERQGDFVWQARTPDDWRMPYPDWPGTRYEAKALREGRTPAYLRFARR, from the coding sequence ATGTCGGAACGCCCCACGCGCGCGGCGGAGGCGTTCTTCGGCCGCCGTCACGGCAAGACGCTGCGCCCGATGCAGGCAACGGCGCTGGCCGAGGTTCTGCCCCGGCTGAAAGTGGACCTGTCGACCGCGCCGCCGGACGACCTGCGGACCCTTTTTCCGGTCCCGGTCGACCAGATCGTTCTGGAAGTTGGTTTCGGCGGCGGCGAGCACCTGCATCACGCCTCCGGCGCCCATCCATCCACGGGCTTTTTCGGAGTCGAGCCCTTCGTCAACGGCATGGCGAGCCTGCTGCGCCTGCTTGAGCGCGAACCGCGGGCCAACATCCGACTTTACGACGACGACGCGACGGCCCTGCTCGACTGGCTGCCGGCAGGTTCGCTCGACCGTATCGATCTTTTCTATCCGGATCCCTGGCCGAAGAAGAAGCACTGGAAGCGGCGCTTCGTGAACCGGGCGAATCTCGATCGGTTCGCCCGCGCGTTGAAGTCCGGCGGAATATTCCGCTTCGCCTCCGACATCGACCACTATGTCAATTGGACGCTGCTCGAAGCCGAGCGACAAGGAGACTTCGTCTGGCAGGCAAGGACGCCCGACGACTGGCGCATGCCTTATCCCGACTGGCCGGGAACGCGCTACGAGGCCAAGGCCCTGCGCGAGGGCAGGACGCCGGCCTATCTCAGATTTGCAAGGCGCTGA
- the metK gene encoding methionine adenosyltransferase, with protein sequence MARLNYLFTSESVSEGHPDKVCDRISDEIVDLVYREAKKSGMNPWDVRVACETLATTNRVVIAGEVRVPNSLLKKNKDGSIMHDAADFPVINPAKFKSVARKAIRDIGYEQNGFHWKTAKIDVLLHGQSADIAQGVDNAADKQGEEGAGDQGIMFGYACNETPDLMPAPIYYSHKILELLAAARHKGEGDAGKLGPDAKSQVTVRYENGKAAEVTSIVLSTQHLDGSWDSKKVRKVVEPYIRQALGDLTIADDCNWYINPTGKFVIGGPDGDAGLTGRKIIVDTYGGAAPHGGGAFSGKDTTKVDRSAAYAARYLAKNVVAAKLADRCTIQLSYAIGVAQPLSIYVDLHGTAKAGVDEEKVEAAIRKLMDLSPSGIRKHLDLNKPIYARTSSYGHFGRKPGRDGSFSWEKTDLVKALKEAVAA encoded by the coding sequence GTGGCGCGTCTAAACTATCTCTTCACCAGCGAATCCGTTTCCGAAGGCCATCCCGACAAGGTCTGCGACCGTATCTCCGACGAGATCGTCGATCTGGTCTACCGTGAGGCGAAGAAGTCCGGCATGAACCCGTGGGACGTTCGCGTCGCCTGCGAAACGCTTGCAACCACCAACCGCGTTGTCATCGCCGGTGAAGTCCGCGTGCCCAATTCGCTGCTGAAGAAGAACAAGGACGGCTCGATCATGCACGACGCCGCCGATTTCCCGGTCATCAATCCAGCGAAGTTCAAGTCCGTTGCCCGCAAGGCGATCCGCGACATCGGCTACGAGCAGAACGGCTTCCATTGGAAGACCGCCAAGATCGATGTCCTGCTGCACGGCCAGTCGGCAGATATCGCGCAAGGCGTCGACAATGCCGCCGACAAGCAGGGCGAGGAGGGGGCGGGCGACCAGGGCATCATGTTCGGCTATGCCTGCAACGAGACGCCTGACCTGATGCCGGCGCCAATCTACTACAGCCACAAGATTCTCGAGCTCCTTGCCGCCGCCCGCCACAAGGGCGAAGGCGATGCCGGCAAGCTCGGCCCCGACGCCAAGAGCCAGGTGACGGTCCGCTACGAGAACGGCAAGGCGGCGGAGGTGACCTCGATCGTCCTGTCGACCCAGCATCTGGATGGGAGCTGGGATTCCAAGAAGGTGCGCAAGGTCGTCGAGCCCTATATCCGCCAAGCGCTGGGCGACCTTACGATTGCCGACGACTGCAACTGGTACATCAACCCGACCGGCAAGTTTGTCATCGGCGGTCCGGACGGCGACGCGGGTCTCACTGGCCGCAAGATCATCGTCGACACGTACGGCGGCGCGGCCCCGCACGGCGGCGGCGCGTTCTCCGGCAAGGACACCACCAAGGTCGACCGCTCGGCCGCCTACGCCGCCCGCTACCTGGCGAAGAACGTGGTCGCCGCCAAGCTTGCCGACCGTTGTACGATCCAACTCTCCTACGCCATCGGCGTGGCTCAGCCGCTGTCGATCTACGTCGACCTGCACGGGACGGCCAAGGCCGGTGTCGACGAGGAAAAGGTCGAAGCGGCTATCCGTAAACTGATGGATCTGTCGCCGAGCGGAATCCGCAAACATCTCGACCTCAACAAGCCGATCTATGCGCGCACCTCGTCCTACGGCCATTTCGGCCGCAAGCCCGGCCGCGACGGTTCCTTCTCCTGGGAGAAGACCGACCTGGTCAAGGCGCTCAAGGAGGCGGTCGCCGCCTGA
- a CDS encoding helix-turn-helix domain-containing protein, protein MAENKKKPNPIDIHVGSRIRLRRNMLGMSQEKLGESLGITFQQIQKYEKGTNRVGASRLQAIASILSVPVSFFFEDAPGQDGGPAAGFAEDTATSYVVDFLNSAEGIQLNRAFARIADVRVRRKIIDLVKALASDDD, encoded by the coding sequence ATGGCAGAGAACAAGAAAAAACCAAACCCGATCGACATACACGTTGGAAGCAGGATACGACTGCGCCGAAACATGCTTGGAATGAGCCAGGAGAAACTTGGCGAGAGCCTGGGAATAACCTTTCAGCAGATTCAGAAATATGAGAAAGGCACAAATCGCGTCGGCGCCAGCAGGCTCCAGGCGATCGCGTCGATTCTCAGTGTACCGGTCTCCTTCTTCTTCGAGGATGCTCCGGGGCAGGACGGCGGACCGGCGGCGGGCTTCGCGGAGGATACAGCCACCAGTTACGTCGTCGATTTTCTGAACAGCGCCGAAGGTATCCAGCTCAATCGAGCATTCGCGAGGATCGCGGACGTGCGGGTTCGCCGCAAGATCATCGATCTCGTGAAGGCGCTGGCTTCCGACGACGACTGA
- the lnt gene encoding apolipoprotein N-acyltransferase, with the protein MERLAGRVILLWGWRRALVAFAAGALATLSQAPVDFFAVCLVSFPVLVWLIDGAVVEGRAHFLGRLRPAFSVGWWFGFGYFLAGLWWVGNALLVEAESFAWALPLAIIVLPAGLAVFYGLATSLARSFWSNGIGRIFALAFGFGVAEWLRAVVLTGFPWNAIGYAAMPTPFLMQPVSVTGLYGMNALAVFVFAMPALLASRLHLRIGLLLATSLVIADIAFGLLRPAPVADGSKIAVRVVQPSIDQSEKWDPSIRDRIFKTYLDMTIAPPAEGKQRPSVIVWPETAVPFLFTDRPDALAALGAALQDGQLLLAGAVRSESGAGDNDESRYYNSIVAIDSRGEIIGASDKMHLVPFGEYLPFEDLLTRLGMKKIVSTPLSFSEGSERRLLDLPGGIRALPLICYEAIFPAEVGRDIANADIILNVTNDAWYGDTPGPYQHFRQAQLRAVEYGRPLIRAANNGISAVVDPEGRILDGFALDGVGNLDVELKLSRRPPALGSPDINGLLIVGFFAICACAMYLLGRIRSN; encoded by the coding sequence ATGGAGCGGTTGGCCGGCAGGGTCATTCTGCTGTGGGGATGGAGGCGCGCCCTCGTGGCGTTCGCCGCCGGCGCATTGGCGACGCTCTCTCAGGCGCCGGTCGATTTCTTCGCGGTCTGCCTTGTCTCCTTTCCGGTCCTCGTCTGGCTGATCGATGGAGCTGTGGTGGAGGGCCGCGCGCACTTTCTCGGCCGGCTCAGGCCAGCCTTCTCCGTCGGCTGGTGGTTCGGTTTCGGCTATTTCCTCGCCGGGCTCTGGTGGGTGGGAAATGCGCTTCTCGTGGAGGCCGAGAGCTTCGCCTGGGCACTGCCGTTGGCGATCATCGTGCTGCCGGCCGGTCTGGCGGTTTTCTACGGGCTGGCCACTTCACTCGCGCGCTCGTTCTGGTCGAACGGGATAGGACGCATCTTCGCACTCGCCTTCGGCTTCGGCGTGGCGGAATGGCTGCGGGCGGTCGTGCTGACCGGGTTTCCTTGGAATGCGATCGGCTACGCGGCGATGCCGACTCCATTCCTGATGCAGCCGGTGTCGGTGACGGGCCTTTACGGCATGAACGCGCTGGCCGTCTTCGTATTTGCCATGCCGGCGCTGCTCGCCTCGCGACTGCATCTGCGGATCGGCCTGCTCCTGGCTACGTCGCTCGTCATCGCTGATATCGCCTTCGGCCTGCTCCGCCCCGCCCCTGTGGCAGACGGCAGCAAGATCGCAGTGCGGGTTGTACAGCCGTCCATCGATCAGTCCGAGAAATGGGATCCGTCCATCCGAGATCGGATCTTCAAGACCTATCTGGACATGACGATCGCGCCGCCGGCGGAGGGAAAGCAGCGTCCGTCAGTGATCGTCTGGCCGGAGACCGCGGTTCCCTTCCTGTTCACCGATCGGCCTGACGCACTCGCGGCGCTGGGCGCGGCGCTGCAAGACGGCCAACTTCTTCTTGCGGGCGCGGTCCGCTCCGAGTCCGGCGCGGGCGACAACGACGAGTCGCGCTATTACAACTCGATTGTCGCGATCGACAGCCGCGGCGAGATCATCGGCGCCTCCGACAAGATGCATCTCGTTCCCTTCGGAGAATATCTGCCTTTCGAGGATCTGCTCACGCGCCTGGGAATGAAGAAGATCGTCTCGACGCCGCTGAGTTTCTCGGAAGGGAGCGAACGCCGGCTGCTCGACCTTCCCGGTGGGATCAGGGCGCTGCCGCTGATCTGCTACGAGGCGATATTCCCGGCAGAAGTCGGCCGGGACATCGCGAATGCCGATATCATCCTCAATGTGACGAATGATGCCTGGTACGGTGATACGCCCGGACCATACCAGCATTTCCGGCAGGCGCAGCTGCGTGCCGTCGAATACGGACGGCCGCTGATCCGCGCGGCCAACAACGGCATTTCAGCAGTCGTAGACCCCGAAGGTCGGATACTCGATGGATTCGCGCTCGACGGCGTAGGCAATCTGGACGTCGAACTGAAACTTTCTAGGCGGCCTCCTGCGCTAGGTTCTCCAGATATTAACGGTCTCTTGATTGTCGGCTTTTTCGCAATCTGCGCGTGTGCTATGTATTTGCTGGGACGGATACGCTCGAATTGA
- the rpmH gene encoding 50S ribosomal protein L34, with protein MKRTYQPSKLVRKRRHGFRARMATKSGRAVVAARRNRGRKRLSA; from the coding sequence ATGAAGCGCACCTATCAACCTTCCAAGCTCGTTCGCAAGCGCCGCCATGGTTTCCGCGCGCGCATGGCCACCAAGAGCGGCCGTGCGGTCGTCGCGGCCCGTCGCAACCGCGGCCGCAAGCGGCTGTCGGCCTAA
- the rnpA gene encoding ribonuclease P protein component — protein sequence MKNRPPERLRKRAQFLAVRAGEKRRGRLFLVEALDRGDEGAPRFGVTVTKKVGNAAVRNRIRRRLKEAMRVHAADDMAAGSDYVIVARRDVLAAPFSTLKAELARRIRGTD from the coding sequence GTGAAGAACCGGCCTCCCGAGCGGCTGCGCAAGCGTGCGCAATTCCTGGCCGTCCGAGCGGGCGAGAAGCGCCGCGGGCGGCTTTTCCTCGTGGAAGCTCTCGATCGCGGCGACGAAGGCGCGCCGCGCTTCGGCGTGACCGTGACCAAGAAGGTGGGCAACGCTGCGGTGCGCAACCGCATCCGGCGCCGTCTCAAGGAAGCGATGCGCGTCCATGCCGCTGATGACATGGCGGCGGGGAGCGACTATGTGATCGTCGCGCGGCGCGACGTGCTCGCCGCACCGTTCAGCACATTGAAGGCCGAGCTTGCCCGGCGTATCCGCGGAACCGACTGA